One Colias croceus chromosome 7, ilColCroc2.1 genomic window carries:
- the LOC123693327 gene encoding carcinine transporter-like — MARDIKDRVEFDALLTASGEFGRYQILMALAMFPFYTFVVFVYFTQLFLTEVSPNHWCWVPELENLTAMERRSLVAPPDDMTRFGYSKCRTYDVDWTNVLHTAQTPNNTWPTIPCQNGWEFNKSEIPYPTITSEMGWVCDKDSYPATAQSAFFVGSIVGSFFIGFIADRYGRLKATIISNMMGCIFGTLSVLSTNLYDFMAYRFFTGIAYDSCRNMAYLIVLEFIVPKHRSVISNVSFAIFYSLALVVLPWIVLASGHWKIAALVTSVPIGFSLFTPVFLPESPKWLLSKGRVDEAVSKAERVAKINKKTIPKDLIERFKASAAQCEEDKDINILEVLKRPFLRRAFLIIILQYTCVSVTFDALFRSIKQLDFDFFISFTLISFTEFPSTFIVGFIMDIFGRKSLMFVLLTICAIFSVMTTFFSGWPSLVCAFIMRFMLNMAFNISMQWIPEILPAAVRASGTSIVHICSFIVLIISPYIVYLEVYISWLPLVILACICIVGALTALFLPETANREMPQTFDDAEEMVRHLKIWDFSYCVRHRKEKSGIENPGIALNE, encoded by the coding sequence atGGCTAGAGACATTAAAGACAGGGTGGAATTTGATGCTCTACTGACAGCGTCCGGTGAATTTGGTCGATACCAAATATTAATGGCGCTGGCTATGTTCCCTTTCTACACTTTCGTCgtgtttgtgtattttacACAGCTCTTTCTGACTGAAGTTTCGCCGAACCATTGGTGCTGGGTTCCAGAATTGGAAAACTTAACTGCGATGGAACGGAGATCGTTAGTCGCGCCTCCAGACGATATGACACGATTCGGATACTCCAAATGTAGGACATATGATGTCGATTGGACAAACGTGCTGCACACTGCGCAGACGCCAAACAATACGTGGCCAACTATTCCCTGTCAGAACGGATGGGAGTTTAACAAAAGTGAAATACCATATCCAACAATCACGAGTGAAATGGGTTGGGTGTGTGATAAGGACAGCTATCCAGCTACAGCTCAATCAGCCTTTTTCGTTggttccatagtaggaagttTTTTTATTGGCTTTATAGCTGACCGTTATGGACGTTTAAAAGCTACGATTATCAGTAACATGATGGGCTGTATATTCGGTACTTTGAGTGTCTTATCGACGAACTTATATGATTTTATGGCCTATAGATTTTTTACTGGCATCGCCTATGACAGTTGCAGAAATATGgcatatttaattgttttagagTTTATAGTACCAAAGCATAGAAGTGTTATATCCAACGTATCCTTTGCGATATTTTACAGTTTGGCACTCGTTGTGCTCCCTTGGATTGTTCTAGCTAGTGGACATTGGAAAATTGCAGCGTTAGTTACTTCAGTGCCGATTGGGTTTTCATTGTTTACCCCGGTATTCCTTCCCGAAAGCCCAAAGTGGTTACTCTCTAAAGGAAGAGTCGATGAAGCTGTGAGTAAAGCTGAAAGAGTagcgaaaataaataaaaaaacgatcCCTAAAGACCTAATCGAAAGGTTTAAAGCCAGTGCTGCACAATGCGAAGAAGACAAAGACATAAACATATTAGAAGTGTTGAAAAGACCATTTTTAAGACGAgcttttcttattattattcttcagTACACGTGCGTTTCAGTAACGTTTGATGCATTATTCAGGAGTATTAAACAATTAGATTTCGACTTCTTCATTTCTTTCACATTGATATCGTTCACTGAATTTCCATCAACATTCATAGTCGGTTTTATTATGGATATATTCGGGAGAAAAAGTCTTATGTTTGTGTTGCTAACGATTTGTGCGATATTTAGTGTAATGACAACGTTTTTCTCTGGTTGGCCATCTCTCGTTTGTGCTTTTATAATGAGATTTATGTTAAATATGGCATTCAATATATCCATGCAATGGATTCCAGAGATTCTTCCGGCTGCTGTGAGAGCGTCTGGCACGTCTATCGTTCACATTTGTAGTTTTATAGTTCTTATTATTTCTccttatattgtttatttagaaGTCTATATATCGTGGCTGCCATTAGTAATATTAGCGTGTATTTGTATAGTAGGGGCCTTAACAGCTTTATTTTTACCAGAAACAGCGAATAGAGAAATGCCTCAAACATTTGATGATGCTGAGGAAATGGTTAGGCATTTAAAAATCTGGGACTTTTCATACTGTGTACGACATAGAAAAGAGAAAAGTGGGATAGAAAATCCCGGAATTGcattaaatgaataa